CTATTATTACAAGAGTCTTGTACATTATAATATAAGTTTCTATTAGTAATAAGTAGTTTTGTCGAGGTTTTTGCTAGTAATAAATAATTAATAGTTACTATTAGTTATTCTTGATTTTATTAGGGATGTGTTTAATATTTTGCTTTGTACATGGTAAACAAGAGTTTTATGTAGGGTAGATTAAACTTTAAGTCCGCGAGCGCTCTTTGTGGAGTTTTTCAGCTTTTTTTCGGAGGCGGTTATTGCTGGTGTCTTATTAGGCGATGAAGTCTTGCTGATTTGAGGCTTTTTGAGGCTTAAATAGGTGATCAACAGTTGATGTGAGGAATTAGCCGTTTGAGAATTTTCGACTGGTCTAGGGGGGTGATTTTGTGGGCGTGTTTTAGGCGCTCGCCTTAGTAGGGTTTCGGTGTTTTTGGTGAGGGGGGTTTATGTACCCTCGATAGTGCCATGACACAAATAACTGTAACCCCCCCTAACTATGGCGATTTGTGTCATACACATCAACCAATGACACAGATGGCGAAAATCGATTTTTTCGATGTAGTCTGTCTAAAATATTTATTTATATAGGTTATAGCTGACACACATAAGTTTAGTATACAGCTTTGATACAAAATGAAAACTATATACAGCAGTACTTTAAACCTGTTATCAATAAGCTTCCAGTATGCAGGGTTACAAGTATAATAATTAGGGTTAAAGTATTACTATATATAGATTTCAGTTATTGACATAAAGATAATAATCTATAGTAAAGTTATTTTATATAGATTTAAGCATATATTAAAAATTCAAGAGTTTTATAACTGTATAAGTAAACTTATATAGTGTATAAATACTTAAAAATATCCCAATTTAGCTCTGATCAGAGATTGACAAAATAGTCTTATAAATGTACAAGACATTAATAAGATTAGTTGTTATAGTTGATTAGTTATTTTTATGATGAGTATAATGTTAATAACTAATAAAAATACAGCCTTTAACATAAATAATTAGTTGATTTATTACTCAAGATTTGATTTTTTCTTTATATAGTCATCGTGACTAATTAAATTTCGCTCATAAGCAATTTTTAAATTATAAAGCTTCTCGAAATTATGAATACGTTTGTTTAACTTAGCTTGCGCCAATTCAAATTCGTCTTCATCTATTACATTTAAATCTTTAAGTTCTTTGAGTTTTTTAATTTCAGTTTCAACTTCTTTCTTGATTTGAATTAACTCTTGTGCTTTTAGTTGGTCTGCTTGTTTAGCTTTGATTTCCTTAATAGCTTCTGAAATTTGCTCTTTTTCTAGATCTAGTTGTTGTATAGGACTGAATAAAGATTCAAGAAAGTTTGGCTCTACAACTTCCTTTTTCCGCAAGATATCGGCTACTCCTTGCCCAATTAAGGTATAGTTTTTTTCAATTTTTAGCTCGATTTCTTTAAGCTTAATTTCTAGTTTTGAGATTTCGTTTTGTCTTTGAGATTCTGCCAAAGTTGTAGTTGATGCTTCAGATATTCCTTCACCAATTGCCCGACTAATATTACTAAAAAATTTCGACATTGTTATTTCCTTATATTAATAAAAATCTGAATATTTATCTTGACTCTTAGCTAGAGTTATACAGAATCAAGAAGTTTTTGTTTTTCTATTTGAAATTCTTCCGTAGAAATTTCATTATTTTCGTGTTTTAGTTTGAGTTCTTTTAACTTGGCGTACTTATCATTCATATTGAATTGATCAACAGTCGATGTTGATTTTCCCTGTCGCCGAGCGCGAGCTTTATTAACTGTCATTACCTGTTCGGTTGTTAAAGCCCCAAGCCCTAGACAAGAAACCAAATTGCTAAGATCGTTAGAATTTTCTTCGGTGTTTGTACTTAAACCCAATATGAGGGATATGGCTACCGTATAGCCGAGTATTTTTAAGCTATTAATAGCTCTATTTAAGTAAATTAGTCCTACTGGGAAAAAAACAAAGCTTAGTACTCCTGCCATAACAGCATTTTTATTAGCAAGTTCTTCGGTTCTTACTAAATCTTTTTCCGTCGGAACGAAAGGATTCCAGGGATTTTTGGACTGATTATTCATTTTTATTGAGATCTTTTACTAAATTCTGACCGCGCTCTCCCATCTCTTCTAGCTTGGCTTCAATTAGCTTTAATGCCATTGAAGAAGGGTAAGTACGTCCATTTTCCCAACGATTAATCGTAGAGAAAACAACTCCTAAACTATTAGCAAATTCTTCTTGGGTTAAACCCAATTCTTGTCGTAGTGAACTGACAAGTTGACCAATTTGCTGCTGTGATAATACTTTAAGTTTGGGAATTTTCATTGCCTCATCCAGAGGTGTATTAGTCGTTTAAGGTCGAGCAGATGCTATAGACTTCTCTATTTATCATCGTCAAATATTTCTCAATCTGTGATGATTGAAATCAATACTTAAAAGTGATCTTTGCTGTTGTATCGATGGGTTTAGCAGACGAATCGCATAATTTCATAAGCGATCGCTATTGTAAAAATATTACTTTGACAATAGCATCATCAAAAGTCGGAATAATTCCATTTCCCGACCATTTGGTTATTTATTACTATTGAACTATTGATTATAATCCTTACTGTCGTAGCGTTTCAGGAGTTTTTACCAAGGGGTTCTTATTCTTCATTATCCCAATTTTCTAGCCAGTCACCTTCAACATCTTCAACATATTGTTCGATGCCGTCTACTCCTTGAGCTAGCTTTGTCTCTTGTAAAGCATGAATATCTTTTATTTTCTTCCGTAGTCTTGCTAACCTATCTGATTCTGGCTTTTTTGCTATGGGGGAATCATTTGTCGAGGTTTTTGTTTGAGACATATCAGTACTTATACAAGTGTCTTATAACTCTATAGGTATCTTGTAACTAACTTGTGATTAATCTATACTATCCTCAATATAGCAATTATCAGGCAAGGTTTGAGCTTTATCTAAGATATAGTTACACAATCTATTGATAATCTCTAATTCATTTCCTGTCCTAGTTACAGGGTTATAGCTCAGAAAATATGCTCTGGCAATTTTCCATTGTTGTACGGTTGTTTTCCAGTTGGTTTTTTTGGTATCTAGCAAACTGTCATTAGTTACGGTCAATTGTACACATAATGGCTTATCTCCCATACTACTAACGATTAAATCAGTTGCCATTGATAAATCGCAGATATATCGCAACAGAACACTACCGCCACGCTTTTTAAGGTTATCTGATAAGAGGTTGAGAAATTGACTGTCTTTTGCCTGAAACTCTCCTGCCATCAGTTTTTGTTTCCAAGTGGTAAATTTGGGATCGTATTGCTCAAACCATTGAGGAAATAATGTTGTATACCAATATCTATCGGTAGGGTTTAGTTCGTTGATCAATAGCTTATATTCTTCACTTTCAAGCTGTGATAAATCTAACCAAAATTCAACATCTTCAATTAGTTCTATGAGAAAAAACAGTAATTCTTTCTTTTTCATCAAAGAGCCAGGTTTGGTATCTTTTACCCACCTACTAATTTGTCTGAGTCTTGAAGCTAGAGATTGATTTACAGTTTCGGCTTCTGCTATCAAACTGTTTAATCTAGGTTTTATATCTTTTGCTTGTAACCTTTCTACCATATTGGTAATAGCTCCTATGAATTTTAATATAGATTAAACAAACTAATTATCTAGAAAATTTTCTCAATAATTTGGGAATCTATATAAGTGAGCGAAAAAATTATTCTGTTATTTCTATTTTGTTAATTTGTAATTATGTTTAAATGTATATATGTGCAATTTTACATAATCTAATTTGAGCAAGCGATCGCCGAAGGCGTGGCGTAGCCAATCGCAGTTTGCGGAAGCTATCCGTAGGAGAGTGGCTACAAGAGCGCCAATCGCGCTATTGGTTTTCAATCAGTTCTGTAACCAGTAGCGATAACATCAACTCTTTAATCGTCATACCTTTTTGGGCTGCTAGAATTTTAGTTGCCTGATGCTGTTGTTCTGACACCTCAAAGGTGATTCGTTTTGTCTTACCTTGAGGTTCTGACTGGTTAGCAATATCGTTATTGCCATTACGACTTTCTACCCAACTATCGGGGTTAACAAGTTGAGGTTTTACCCCTGGTTTGGTACTAAGCCTCGATGGTTTCTTCTGTGACATGGCAAACTTCTAATGTGTTGAATAATTCGTCTACTACTGCTTTGATTTCCGATGCTGCAATACTTTTAGGAGATGTTTCTAAAACCGTGCTACCAAGATTAAGACTTTCTGCAAAGGCGATTCTTTGAGAGATTTTGGCATCTAGTACGGGGTAAGGATAATCTTTTAATACTTCTACTACCTCGGTAGCGATCGCGGTATTGACTATTTGGCGATTGATGATAAATCTCGCCTTGAGATTGGGCTTATACATGGAGGCTTCCTCGATTAGTTCTACTACCGAATGGGCTGCCCAAATATCTAAAGGTGATGGCTGTATAGGTATTAAAACCAAGTCAGAAGCCAAGATTGCCGACCTGGTTAGATCTGATACTCTCGGCGCACCATCAATAATTACATAGTCGTATCCTTGAGATAGCTTGCTTATCTCCTTATGGATGATGGGACGGTCTAAGCCGATAACGCTAAAAGGTGCATCACTTTCTCTTGCCGTTGCCCAATCTCTCGATGAGCCTTGGGGGTCAGCATCAACTAACATTACTTGGTAACTTTGCAAGGCTAGGGCGTGGGCTAAATGTAAAGCGAGCGTCGTTTTCCCAGCCCCCCCCTTTTGGTTCAAGATGCCTATTTTCATGGAATTTACTTTTAGTTATCACCAGCTAGGTTTATTTTTACATTTGTAATTTAGTAAATCTGAAACTATGTAAGTTTGTAAACTATTAGCAAAAAAAGCTGATATAACTTTACTCTTTGTAAGAATTTAAATTAGTAGGAGTAGTATTTTCTACTATTGATTCAAGGTTATCTGATGGGATAGATTGATCGGTTTTGATATGAGAGAGCATAGATAAAGATGCGATCGCGCCTCTGACCTGTTCGGGTTTAACCTCTAAATATCTTTGCAGTTGTTCGAGGTTGCGGTGTCCTGATATCTCCTGAATTATCCTCAAGGGTATCCCAGCGTTGCTCATTTGAGTAAGGGCTGTACGCCTGAAGCTGTGGGAACTAATACCGATTAAGCCGATTCGTTCACAGGCTTGTTTCAGCAATCTTGCACCACTATCGGGATGAAGATGACCATGACCACCCTTGCCTGGGAATAAATAGGGATTATCGGCTAAGGTTTGATAGTTACTAAGTAATAAACGTAATTCTTCTAATATTGGTATGGTGCGAGTTGCCAGTTTATTTTTGGTATTGCCCTTACGGATGATTAATTCAGGTCTAACTTGTCCTGTGCGATCGTAGACATCGATTTTTTGTAGAGTCACACATTCATTGATACGAGTACCAGTATAAAGACACACCCCAAACAAAGTGCGATCTCGGTCTTTAGTAGTACCTTCATTAAACAATAGTTGTATCTCTTCGGTGGTTAAGATTTTGGCTTTACCATGTCGATCTATTTTCACGGCAGTAACATTGGGAAGTAATTATAAGTAAACTTCTCACAATTGCCACACCTAAAGAAAGAGACTTACTAGATTTAATAATTAGGAGTTGCCAATAACTCTTCAAACTTAGTGACGTTTTCTTTGGTAACTACTAATACTGTAGGTTCATCTATCGAGTTAATTAAGGTTTGTTTGAGCTTATATTCAGTATTAGCTTTCAGGATTATTAAGCTGGCAAATAAGTATTTAAACTTTTTGGCTAGATATAAGCTACGGCTTAAATTTAGTACCGAGTCAAAATTAGTTTTTCCTTCTTTAATTTTGTCGGAAATTATATTTCTAACCGAGCCTATGTCGTTATTATGAGTAGTGTTTAACGCCAATAGTTCAAACCCCAAGCCAATTGAATGTTCCTTAGCAAAGCTATGATAATCAATCTCCCGAATAATTTCTTCCACACCATAAGGCTTAAGCAGATCCAATTTGAGGTTATTCCAAAAAGATTTAGTAACCACATTTTTTGATAGGTTATCCAGCTTCCCTAGTTGATTTACTTTTTCAAAGTTTCTAAGCTGTTTTTCATTCTGAAATAAAAACTGACTACGGGTAATCAGTTTCATGATCTTATATACTTTTTTGCTAAACCCCATCGGATGAGCAATCTTTTCCACACCTGATTCTAGAAACTTAATCGCTTCTTTATTGCCATCACCAAATTTAAAAATTTGAGCTTCTGAATAAATAACAGGTTCTCTATAGCCATTTTTAATACAGTCAATGTACCAGTTAAGTAAATCATTATCATTACCTTTAAATGACCTAGCTTTAACCTTTTTAAATTCATCGGCAAAATTATACTCTGTACCATCAATCCAGATTTGCTGACCATCGATACCTTTGCAATAGTTACCAGATCCTGTGTTATAAAATTCTGTAAAAACTGTAGTTTTTACATCCATCTCCATCTGGTCTTTAAATATTTCATCCTTTAGTTCATAACCATATCTATTAGTAGGTATATGTTCAAAATCTACTCCATAAAAGTTATGTAGGTGCTTAATAAAATTATTGTTAATCCATTCTTGAGTTGCATCCTGCTTGGATAAATTTGATTTAATCTCAGGTTGGTAATCAATTAAATAATTAGGATTACTTGCCAATATTTCTTTAAACTTTAAGCCCAATGGTACACGCTCCCAGTTAAAAGTACAGCCATCGGTTATTACTTGAAAACCATTGAGGGCATTGAGCATCAACCACGCGGTAGCTCTAGGGGAAGCGGTAATTTGATTGGCTGCCAATAAGTTATTAACGGGTAAATGTTCACAAGCTAGCGCACCATAGCCACTGTTGAGAAATAATTTATAAACTTCTTGTATCGGGTTGCCTTGTTCTTTATACTCACTTCTTTTACTTTTGAGCTTTTGATAATAGTCACCTATGGGAAATGCTAAACAAAGATTATCTTGGCAGTATTGCTTTTTATCAATTTTGCACCATTTTTCATCTCGACTTTCACTAATGGTATCTTGAGGATAAAACGGTTTTTTTGTTTCTAATTCTTCTAGGGAATTACATACCATTTCTTGGGGAACAAAAACCACGCAATCAACTAATAAATCTAAATACTCATCAACCCAGTCATTAGGCAATAATTTTATACAGTCAAGTAAATCAGCATTAATTAAACCAAACTTAATTTCTTTAGTAAGTAAGGTTGATTCTGCTTCTTTATTACTGGTTTTATAAGCATTAAATAGATTAATTGACTTGCGACTAGGATTAATATCAAAGACAGTTTTAAACTTTAATTTTTTGGCTTGAAAATTTAAATCACTAAGAATTAAAGTATTAAGAGCATTAATCAGTTTTCCCGATACCCTAATTATCCAGCCATCTCTGGGACAATTATTAGTAACAAATTTGAGTGCTTCTCTCAGAGTAGGTTTATATTTTTTCCCTCGATAGGTAGTAACTATTGGCTGTCCCAAATAAATTGTCAAAGAACACAAACGAGTAGCATAACAGCTACTCATATCTAAATCTCCCAGTAAACCTTTGATGTAGGGGTATCGCTGGCATCTAGTGTAAAGTAAACCTCCTACTGTCCGCAAAGGTTGAATACCAAAAGAATTTAACTCCACATCTTGGATACTTTTAGCTTGTGCCAAGGCTTTTCGATGTTGTATTTCTTTAGCTATAGCTTTATTTTGCTGGGGATTAAAATGCTTATGGTAAAGATCATTAATAAATCTGGCAACATTTGAACCTGTAGTATCTTTTACTTCTATTGATGGTAAATTAAAATCGCTTCTGATCCCATCTAATAATTCTTGATGTTTGACAGATAAATTGTGTGTCGCTAAAACATCAGTGCCACCATAAAGCGCAAATAAAATCGGATCTAACTGTCGCAACAGACTCATGTTTGCTTTGATTTCTGACTTTGAATTTAAGCCCATTTTGTTGGCAATCTCATCAGTCTCAATCTTAATTTTAGTAGTATTAGCTTGGTAGACACTACATTGATTGTCAAGACCTTTTCCCGAAAGTACGGGGAAGCGATTCATCGCATCTCTAAGGCTTAAGCCGATTTCGTAAAGCTTGCCATTGAGCCAAATCGGAGTAATCCCAATCAAACCTCGACTGGTTTTAATTACCCTGCGAGATTCTAAGGAAGCTTCTAAAATGATTGATTGCCAGTTACGACCGATAGTTTTAAATAAATCTACATCGGCAAAAAAAGCTTCATATTCAATGGTTATTTTAGGTAAATTTATCTCTATAAAATAGGTCTTATCAGGTTGCTTTTTACATACCAGGTAATCTCTACTCAGGTTAAATTCAGTCAGTATTGAATCAAATACTCCCCCATCTACTGCCTGTTTAAAAGCTGCTTTAATGCTTCTGGTGGTTGATAACCCGTCAATTATAGATTCATAAAGATCCCCAACTTCACCCAATAAGTACTCTAAAGATTCTTCTTCAATAAACTGGGCATCTATACCCAAGTCTCGTAGGGGATTACTGATAACATTGAAGTTATCCAATAGTTCATCTCGAAAATAAACTAATCCTTGGTCGAGATTAATTTGAGGAATGTATACCTGTATTGAATCTACTGTAAGCTGATTAGAGCAGGTAAACTCGGTATCATAGATTATTTTTAATCTCTCAAATTGCTCAATATCTACACTTGAAATTAGAGGCTGGTCTAAATATTTAGCCTCTTTGGTATTGAAACCTACTGCGTAAGGCATTACACTAGAGCTAAGAATTTTAAGATGTTTGACGGGATACAATAGTCTTGTTACCCGTCTATTTTTTTATTTGGCAGATTTGCCAATCGGTTCTAGTGTCTTGATATCTATTTGACTGAGGTTATGATTTTTTGCTTGTTTAAATAGCTTAAACCTGACCTTTTGACCCTTGAGTTGATCCAAATCGGTATCTACTTCCTTTCCTTGCTTATATGCTTCTGATAACTCTGATTCAGAAAATAAGCCCAACTGAAGACACAGACGGGTTAGTTTACTGTAGTCTTTAGTTGAGCCGTTTTCGTACTTTTGAGCATTAATATTAGTTCTAGTCCAAAGTTTTAAATTGACTGGTTTTTTTGTTCCTTCTGCTAAGAAATCAAACAAAAATTGTTCTTGTTCATATTCAGTCTCATCAGCATCGAGAAAAGTTATATCTGCAAGAGTTGCTGTTGCATAACCTTGGTCGTCAGTTTTTACTGAATTTGCCATTCTAGGCTTTAGTGCCATTTTCTTTGACTCCTATAATTGTAATTTTTTGTTCTTCTTCAGCCGATATTTGCCAATCTTCAGGGGGGTCTACATAGTGATAGCAAGTACCTGCATAATGGTTAAATGTACCGTTGTATAAGATTTTCACCGCTTAACCTATTTAAAGTTCTACGATATTATATGGTGATTTTTTTTTTTTGTCACCACAAAATAAACCTAATATAATGTAGCTGTTTTAGTTAACAGGTTCTCAAATACTTAAGCTTTCACATTTAATTATTTATATGAAAACAGGAAAACTTTTTAATCAGAAACAATTACTTGCTATTTCAGGATTAACTAGAAATCAATATAGACAGTTACAAAAATATAACTTATTAAATAATAATACTAATCCTTTAAGATATTCTTTATCTGAAGTAATTTATTGTCGGCTTATTGTCAAACTTAGAGAACACTATTCACTTCAAAAAATAAGAAAATTTCTTTATTCATGTGATACATATTTAAATAATTTAGTATCATTAGACTACGGAGTTATTGAATATAAAAATGATATTGCTGAAGAGTTGTCAATGAGATACTTTAAACCTGAAATAATAAAAAAAATAGAAGAAGTTTATATTTATCATGAACAAAAGAAAATAATTGATGATTGTGGAATGTTATACATTAATTGTTGTTATATCAATGTAAAAAAAATAAGAAAAGAATTAATTGTACGTGCAAAAGAATATCAATTAGATTCAATAGAAGAAAAATTTAAAATTGCGTAATTATTTAATATCTATTATACTTTTATTAATACTATATCCCATTGATTCTAAGATTTTGATAGCCACATTCTCATCAATTACCGCTTCTATACCTGTAACTTTGGCATACATCTCAAATATAGAACGCAGTCCTTTTATTTGCTGCAAAGGATAAGCAGATTGACCATATAAATGTTGAGTTAATTTAAAATCTACGATAGCAGTACCTTTAAAAAATAAAAGACTTAGAGCTTTTTGACTGCCATAAATTATTTTGTCAAAGTTTTGCTCTAAGTCTTGAAAATGATTTGGTTGTAAACCTATTGACTGACAATAGGCTTCAAAACTAATAATATTAGGATTATTAATCTCAGTAATAGTAGGTTGATGATCTACCTGCTTTTGTTTAATTACTTTTGGCTGATGGTCTATTAATTTTTCTTTAGTTACTTCTAATTGCTTATATCCTGCTATGTGCTTGAGGGCATGACGTTTTAAAGTATTAGCTGTAACTTTAAATCCGCGATCGCTACACCAACCTACCAAGTAGTTAAAATTAGCTCCAGCTTTAATTTGGCGATCTAGATCTGATAATAATTTTGATTGACATACTTTACATCTACTCATAATAAATTAGGGGTAAATTTACCCCTATACAGTTTTAAATTCCTAATACTTGTTTAAGATCATAGTTTTTACCTTTACGATTATCACTATCAGTTAATTGATGTTTATTATTATGATCTTCAATCATAGTTTGATAGGTATCAAAAAACTTATTAATCGTTTGTCTATTTGAACCTGTAATTTTAAAAACTATACCTTTAGTAATACAAATTTTATGAGACTTTTCAGTTTGATTATCGTTATGATTTTGAATCGTTTCAATTGCTTGGCTAATACGATAATTAGCCACCCCTTTAAAAGTCTGTTCTTTTAATTCCGACTCACTCATTGAATCCAACTTGCCTTGGCTTTTAGCAATACTATTGAAATATTTTGCCCGTTGCAAAGTTCCTGAGTGAACAATTTCTGCTAAAGATAAACCACTATTTTTAATCGCCTCATCTACTATCTTAATCTCATCTTCTTTTAAAGAACCATCTTGATTATGATGTACCTTTAATCCCAAAAGTGAATATGATAGCTCACCAAACTTGACCTTATTTGACTTATTCTTTAATTTTTGATTTTCTGCTTTTAACTTGTCATTTTCAGCTTTTAATTGTTCATATTGCTCATAAGTATCGAGTAACTTCTCAATAAGTTCTCCTTGGCTAATTTTTTCTTGTTCTAATCTTTTGTCTAATTTTTGCTTATAGGGTTTTGAAAGATTAGGACTAATTCTTACTTTATCTTTTGACATAATTCTTATTGTTTATTTATACTACTTGTATATTAACTAGAGTCTTGTTTACTGTCAAGATTCTAAAACTGATTAAAATCTCGCTCGAAGTTTCTCTGCATCTTCAGTAGACAATTCATAATCGAGATAACTTTGAGCCGATTGAGTTGATTCTTCTAGGTGTCCCATAATAGCCTTAACAAATAGATCTTCAGTACAGTTCAATCCCTTA
The DNA window shown above is from Chondrocystis sp. NIES-4102 and carries:
- a CDS encoding XRE family transcriptional regulator, with the protein product MKIPKLKVLSQQQIGQLVSSLRQELGLTQEEFANSLGVVFSTINRWENGRTYPSSMALKLIEAKLEEMGERGQNLVKDLNKNE
- a CDS encoding cobyrinic acid a,c-diamide synthase, yielding MKIGILNQKGGAGKTTLALHLAHALALQSYQVMLVDADPQGSSRDWATARESDAPFSVIGLDRPIIHKEISKLSQGYDYVIIDGAPRVSDLTRSAILASDLVLIPIQPSPLDIWAAHSVVELIEEASMYKPNLKARFIINRQIVNTAIATEVVEVLKDYPYPVLDAKISQRIAFAESLNLGSTVLETSPKSIAASEIKAVVDELFNTLEVCHVTEETIEA
- a CDS encoding integrase/recombinase, coding for MKIDRHGKAKILTTEEIQLLFNEGTTKDRDRTLFGVCLYTGTRINECVTLQKIDVYDRTGQVRPELIIRKGNTKNKLATRTIPILEELRLLLSNYQTLADNPYLFPGKGGHGHLHPDSGARLLKQACERIGLIGISSHSFRRTALTQMSNAGIPLRIIQEISGHRNLEQLQRYLEVKPEQVRGAIASLSMLSHIKTDQSIPSDNLESIVENTTPTNLNSYKE